The Primulina eburnea isolate SZY01 chromosome 8, ASM2296580v1, whole genome shotgun sequence genome contains a region encoding:
- the LOC140840043 gene encoding non-specific lipid transfer protein GPI-anchored 12-like translates to MAKPKTTAPTTGTACVLLFAAVFSVAASMSPASSPIPSISVPPSSANAPEPDSTAPPPGPDCFVYLLKLSDCLTFVEKGSNLTKPDKGCCKELSDLVATQPICLCQLLGNPDKVGIPVDIKKALTLPSVCKVSTPPVSLCSAIGVPVAELAPSVSPSPSAGGPGAAGPSTGGEAVGSPGNFASKSEQNILIGLGALLLAYFI, encoded by the exons ATGGCGAAGCCCAAAACCACCGCCCCCACCACCGGCACAGCCTGTGTACTCCTCTTCGCCGCCGTGTTCTCAGTGGCAGCCTCCATGTCACCTGCGTCCTCCCCGATTCCATCAATATCAGTGCCGCCATCGTCTGCGAATGCTCCGGAACCAGACTCGACGGCGCCTCCTCCAGGCCCAGATTGCTTCGTGTACCTTCTAAAACTGTCCGATTGCCTGACTTTCGTGGAGAAAGGTAGCAATTTGACGAAACCGGACAAAGGCTGCTGCAAGGAGCTGTCGGATTTAGTGGCCACGCAGCCGATTTGCCTGTGCCAACTGCTCGGAAACCCTGATAAAGTTGGAATCCCGGTGGATATCAAGAAGGCTCTCACGCTTCCTTCTGTCTGCAAAGTCTCGACTCCTCCGGTTAGCTTGTGTTCGG CCATTGGAGTGCCCGTTGCAGAACTTGCACCGAGTGTATCCCCTTCCCCTTCAGCTG GTGGACCAGGTGCAGCAGGCCCGTCTACTGGAGGTGAGGCTGTCGGAAGTCCTGGCAATTTTGCCTCCAAATCTGAACAAAACATCCTCATCGGACTAGGAGCCCTTTTACTCGCATACTTCATTTGA